One segment of Antennarius striatus isolate MH-2024 chromosome 5, ASM4005453v1, whole genome shotgun sequence DNA contains the following:
- the ubap2a gene encoding ubiquitin-associated protein 2a isoform X2, with product MMSSLGSDKARGPREKALPASTHMSQPQKQIQATAEQIRLAQMIYDKNDADFEDKVNQLMEVTGKNQDECMVALHDCNEDVSRAINFLLESTSDMTSWETVGKKKPLVKEGPSESKENKENREKKGDREASKGRAVANRKGKGTNRSRQARPEENGVEVTPVDRGSDRGWRLRGGRGTGGRGRGRAPAGSRFSAQGMGTFNPADYTSEAGTGATQTQVWDTVANNSTDGTVTWRNTLEDWAAEDWNEDVSLSETKVFTSSCAPASENHITPGQSLDLTSLLQKPVGGGREPASSSSPQSLVFTNSHHHQPTQQQLQLPPSRSATSSTSYAHAALSSVLGVGFGDLGQAKRPQPSAGAQILEQLKGPGLGPLPSSQAAPPVSTQGSNAPISRLPGLGAPVPPPSSSSWDIKASESNTTALSSQFSREFGLQPEPSLVLSQLVQRHTGPSLPLARQPSPPSQQKGSPAPASPASQHTSTSAQAGPAMAAVAGAKPPAPTAGLDPPGGSTPQQQRAQLKGQKRRIPPTSKIPSTAVEMPGSADVPGLNLQFGALDFGSESTLSEVGVVDNCISAASRESTPASTPAPTALGPASQSQPNLYSKPLSESLGSSLSVALPLPLSTSEPVYHSSSIALPSLTPSLGSASSTNPPSSSSTASSNSSTVPPSSHFSTVGGSYDGTMSPHTRLAFSQSKETTGPVMNGLNGIRTSAVIDTSSASSTPKPESPSLSISANGPLVPSSHLPTTLPAHSSTTLSSLAQDLPSATQLSSLNSHVSSHSSVSALGSSSLTYTSVDNSSVSSLAPSSGSYTSSQPSASTLHSTHNSSNSSNSISHLANMPNMGSTISSTVSGIAGSSGHHSSATAASTALGLGSNGATATSNPSVPRTTPLLASSTGKAPPNLSQGVQPLLPNQYIMGPGGLLPAYPQIYGYEDLHMLQSRLPMPSLQDYYGITFPGPTATLSGRDGSLANNPYSGEVTKFGRNDSTSPAPPTSLAASQPPQGQSQGQSQAQPQPPQAQPQPQGQPQHHNSQQAFLPPGYSYTGLPYYPGVPGAVPGAAAFQYGPTMFVPPGGAGPASAKQHSMSLGLGNPSASPFQQQAQQQPSGYGQHTFSSGYEELTAGPGGVDYTKGYNSSSQAQAKSASAGPGKGVSVTSSNSGVPDISGSVYNKTQSFDKQGFHAGTPPPFSLPSALGGPGPLNPGAAPGGYAPAPFLHILPHQQPHSQLLHHHLAQDGQGGPSQRGQTSSLQQKSQVNKSSYGSSPYWAN from the exons ACCTCGTGGGAAACGGTAGGAAAGAAGAAACCCCTGGTGAAGGAGGGTCCATCAGAAAGTAAGGAGAACAAGGAGAACAGGGAGAAGAAAGGTGACAGGGAGGCTAGCAAGGGCCGGGCGGTGGCTAACCGCAAAGGCAAGGGAACCAATCGCAGCCGACAGG CACGTCCAGAGGAGAATGGTGTGGAGGTGACTCCAGTGGACAGAGGTTCTGATCGTGGCTGGCGGCTCAGAGGGGGTCGAG GAACTGGAGGTCGAGGCAGAGGCAGAGCACCAGCAGGAAGCCGGTTCTCAGCTCAGGGCATGGG GACCTTCAATCCTGCGGACTATACCTCAGAGGCTGGGACGGGGGCCACACAAACCCAAGTGTGGGATACAGTCGCCAACAACAGCACAGATGGAACAG TCACCTGGAGGAATACCTTGGAGGACTGGGCAGCTGAAGACTGGAATGAGGATGTTAGT CTCTCAGAGACCAAAGTGTTCACTTCCTCTTGTGCGCCTGCTTCTGAGAATCACATCACACCTGGGCAAAG TCTGGACCTTACCTCTCTGCTGCAGAAGCCTGTCGGTGGAGGAAGAGAACCAGCTTCATCCTCTTCCCCTCAGAGTCTGGTCTTCACAAACTCACACCACCATCAGCCGACGCAGCAGCAACTACAGCTGCCCCCCAGCCGCAGTGCTACCAGCAGCACCAGCTACGCTCACGCTGCTCTG TCGTCCGTTCTGGGAGTTGGTTTTGGGGACTTGGGACAGGCCAAAAGGCCTCAGCCCAGTGCTGGTGCTCAGATACTGGAACAGCTGAAGGGTCCTGGCTTGGGTCCACTCCCCTCATCCCAGGCTGCTCCTCCAGTCAGCACTCAAGGAAGCAATGCCCCCATCAGCCGACTGCCGGGCCTGGGAGCACCTGTGCCTCCACCCTCCTCATCTAGCTGGGACATAAAGGCCTCAGAATCCAACACCACTGCACTGTCCTCACAGTTCAGCC gtgaGTTTGGCCTGCAGCCAGAACCTTCGCTTGTGCTAAGCCAGCTGGTTCAGAGGCACACAGGGCCCTCATTGCCTCTGGCACGGCAACCCAGTCCTCCATCACAACAAAAAGGGTCCCCTGCTCCAGCGTCGCCTGCTTCCCAGCACACCAGCACGTCAGCACAGGCGGGTCCGGCGATGGCAGCTGTTGCTGGTGCCAAACCTCCTGCCCCCACTGCAGGGCTGGACCCACCGGGCGGCAGTACACCTCAGCAGCAACGGGCGCAACTCAAGGGCCAGAAACGAAGGATACCTCCCACATCCAAG ATACCCTCCACTGCGGTAGAGATGCCAGGCTCCGCTGACGTCCCGGGGCTGAACCTCCAGTTCGGAGCTCTAGACTTCGGCTCAGAGTCGACATTATCAGAGGTCGGAGTTGTGGACAACTGTATTAGTGCAGCATCCAGGGAGTCCACACCAGCCTCCACCCCTGCACCAACTGCACTGGGACCCGCATCACAGAGCCAGCCAAACCTGTACTCCAAACCGCTCAG CGAGTCCCTGGGCAGCTCGCTTTCTGTTGCGCTGCCTTTGCCCCTCTCCACATCAGAGCCCGTATATCATTCCTCCTCAATCGCATTGCCCAGCCTCACTCCCTCATTAGGGAGCGCCAGCTCCACCAatcccccttcctcctcctcaacaGCCTCCTCCAACTCCTCTACTGTACCCCCGTCCTCTCACTTCTCTACAGTTGGGGGAAGTTATGATGGGACCATGTCCCCCCACACAAGACTGGCTTTTTCCCAGAGCAAAGAAACCACAGGGCCAGTCATG AATGGTCTGAATGGTATAAGGACATCTGCTGTTATAGACA CTTCATCAGCGTCCTCCACGCCTAAGCCAGAGTCACCGTCTCTGAGTATAAGCGCCAACGGTCCCTTAGTACCGTCCTCCCACTTACCCACCACCCTGCCTGCACACAGCTCCACCACACTCTCCAGCCTGGCACAGGACCTGCCCTCAGCGACCCAGCTCAGCTCACTCAACAG CCACGTTAGCAGTCATTCCTCAGTTTCAGCTCTGGGCTCCAGCTCTCTCACT TACACCAGTGTTGACAACAGCAGCGTGAGCTCATTAGCCCCCTCTTCTGGCTCTTACACGTCATCGCAGCCCTCTGCCTCCACACTTCACTCAAcccacaacagcagcaacagtaGCAACAGTATCAGCCACCTGGCTAACATGCCCAACATGGGCAGCACCATCAGCAGCACAGTCAGTGGGATCGCCGGCAGCAGCGGACATCACTCCTCTGCCACTGCAGCCAGCACAGCACTGGGACTTGGCTCCAATGGAGCTACTGCTACGTCCAACCCCTCTGTACCAAGAACCACACCCCTGCTCGCTTCCTCCACCG GTAAAGCTCCCCCTAACTTGTCCCAGGGAGTGCAGCCTTTACTGCCCAACCAGTATATAATGGGACCAGGGGGACTGCTGCCAGCATACCCA CAGATCTACGGCTACGAGGATCTCCATATGCTCCAGTCCAGACTGCCAATG CCCTCTTTACAAGATTACTATGGAATCACATTCCCTGGCCCCACAGCGACTCTCTCTGGCAGAGACGGGAGCCTAGCCAACAACCCCTACTCAG GAGAAGTCACAAAGTTTGGCAGGAATGACTCCACCTCCCCTGCACCCCCCACGAGCCTGGCTGCCTCGCAGCCTCCCCAGGGCCAGAGCCAAGGACAGAGCCAGGCCcagcctcagcctcctcagGCCCAGCCTCAGCCACAGGGCCAGCCTCAGCATCATAACAGTCAGCAGGCGTTTCTGCCTCCAGGCTACAGCTACACAGGCCTGCCTTACTACCCCGGGGTGCCTGGTGCTGTGCCTGGTGCGGCCGCCTTCCAGTATGGCCCCACCATGTTTGTTCCTCCCGGGGGTGCGGGACCAGCCTCAGCCAAGCAACACAGCATGAGCCTGGGTTTGGGAAACCCCTCGGCTAGCCCCTTCCAGCAGCAGGCACAGCAGCAGCCCAGCGGTTATGGCCAGCACACCTTCAGTTCAG GGTATGAGGAGCTGACAGCCGGGCCTGGAGGAGTGGACTACACTAAAGGATACAACTCCTCTTCACAGGCACAAGCCAAGTCTGCATCTGCTGGACCAGGGAAAG GCGTCTCAGTGACGTCCAGTAACTCTGGTGTGCCCGACATCAGTGGAAGTGTTTACAATAAGACCCAG TCATTCGATAAGCAAGGTTTCCATGCGGGGACCCCTCCTCCATTCAGCCTGCCATCAGCACTTGGGGGACCAGGGCCTTTGAACCCTGGAGCAGCTCCCGGAGGCTATGCACCAGCCCCATTCCTCCACATTCTGCCTCACCAGCAACCGCACTCGCAGCTGCTGCACCACCATTTAGCTCAAGATGGACAG gGTGGTCCGAGTCAGCGTGGTCAGACCAGCAGCCTGCAGCAGAAAAGCCAAGTCAACAAGTCGAGCTACGGCAGCTCCCCCTACTGGGCCAACTGA
- the ubap2a gene encoding ubiquitin-associated protein 2a isoform X1 has translation MMSSLGSDKARGPREKALPASTHMSQPQKQIQATAEQIRLAQMIYDKNDADFEDKVNQLMEVTGKNQDECMVALHDCNEDVSRAINFLLESTSDMTSWETVGKKKPLVKEGPSESKENKENREKKGDREASKGRAVANRKGKGTNRSRQARPEENGVEVTPVDRGSDRGWRLRGGRGTGGRGRGRAPAGSRFSAQGMGTFNPADYTSEAGTGATQTQVWDTVANNSTDGTVTWRNTLEDWAAEDWNEDVSQLSETKVFTSSCAPASENHITPGQSLDLTSLLQKPVGGGREPASSSSPQSLVFTNSHHHQPTQQQLQLPPSRSATSSTSYAHAALSSVLGVGFGDLGQAKRPQPSAGAQILEQLKGPGLGPLPSSQAAPPVSTQGSNAPISRLPGLGAPVPPPSSSSWDIKASESNTTALSSQFSREFGLQPEPSLVLSQLVQRHTGPSLPLARQPSPPSQQKGSPAPASPASQHTSTSAQAGPAMAAVAGAKPPAPTAGLDPPGGSTPQQQRAQLKGQKRRIPPTSKIPSTAVEMPGSADVPGLNLQFGALDFGSESTLSEVGVVDNCISAASRESTPASTPAPTALGPASQSQPNLYSKPLSESLGSSLSVALPLPLSTSEPVYHSSSIALPSLTPSLGSASSTNPPSSSSTASSNSSTVPPSSHFSTVGGSYDGTMSPHTRLAFSQSKETTGPVMNGLNGIRTSAVIDTSSASSTPKPESPSLSISANGPLVPSSHLPTTLPAHSSTTLSSLAQDLPSATQLSSLNSHVSSHSSVSALGSSSLTYTSVDNSSVSSLAPSSGSYTSSQPSASTLHSTHNSSNSSNSISHLANMPNMGSTISSTVSGIAGSSGHHSSATAASTALGLGSNGATATSNPSVPRTTPLLASSTGKAPPNLSQGVQPLLPNQYIMGPGGLLPAYPQIYGYEDLHMLQSRLPMPSLQDYYGITFPGPTATLSGRDGSLANNPYSGEVTKFGRNDSTSPAPPTSLAASQPPQGQSQGQSQAQPQPPQAQPQPQGQPQHHNSQQAFLPPGYSYTGLPYYPGVPGAVPGAAAFQYGPTMFVPPGGAGPASAKQHSMSLGLGNPSASPFQQQAQQQPSGYGQHTFSSGYEELTAGPGGVDYTKGYNSSSQAQAKSASAGPGKGVSVTSSNSGVPDISGSVYNKTQSFDKQGFHAGTPPPFSLPSALGGPGPLNPGAAPGGYAPAPFLHILPHQQPHSQLLHHHLAQDGQGGPSQRGQTSSLQQKSQVNKSSYGSSPYWAN, from the exons ACCTCGTGGGAAACGGTAGGAAAGAAGAAACCCCTGGTGAAGGAGGGTCCATCAGAAAGTAAGGAGAACAAGGAGAACAGGGAGAAGAAAGGTGACAGGGAGGCTAGCAAGGGCCGGGCGGTGGCTAACCGCAAAGGCAAGGGAACCAATCGCAGCCGACAGG CACGTCCAGAGGAGAATGGTGTGGAGGTGACTCCAGTGGACAGAGGTTCTGATCGTGGCTGGCGGCTCAGAGGGGGTCGAG GAACTGGAGGTCGAGGCAGAGGCAGAGCACCAGCAGGAAGCCGGTTCTCAGCTCAGGGCATGGG GACCTTCAATCCTGCGGACTATACCTCAGAGGCTGGGACGGGGGCCACACAAACCCAAGTGTGGGATACAGTCGCCAACAACAGCACAGATGGAACAG TCACCTGGAGGAATACCTTGGAGGACTGGGCAGCTGAAGACTGGAATGAGGATGTTAGT CAGCTCTCAGAGACCAAAGTGTTCACTTCCTCTTGTGCGCCTGCTTCTGAGAATCACATCACACCTGGGCAAAG TCTGGACCTTACCTCTCTGCTGCAGAAGCCTGTCGGTGGAGGAAGAGAACCAGCTTCATCCTCTTCCCCTCAGAGTCTGGTCTTCACAAACTCACACCACCATCAGCCGACGCAGCAGCAACTACAGCTGCCCCCCAGCCGCAGTGCTACCAGCAGCACCAGCTACGCTCACGCTGCTCTG TCGTCCGTTCTGGGAGTTGGTTTTGGGGACTTGGGACAGGCCAAAAGGCCTCAGCCCAGTGCTGGTGCTCAGATACTGGAACAGCTGAAGGGTCCTGGCTTGGGTCCACTCCCCTCATCCCAGGCTGCTCCTCCAGTCAGCACTCAAGGAAGCAATGCCCCCATCAGCCGACTGCCGGGCCTGGGAGCACCTGTGCCTCCACCCTCCTCATCTAGCTGGGACATAAAGGCCTCAGAATCCAACACCACTGCACTGTCCTCACAGTTCAGCC gtgaGTTTGGCCTGCAGCCAGAACCTTCGCTTGTGCTAAGCCAGCTGGTTCAGAGGCACACAGGGCCCTCATTGCCTCTGGCACGGCAACCCAGTCCTCCATCACAACAAAAAGGGTCCCCTGCTCCAGCGTCGCCTGCTTCCCAGCACACCAGCACGTCAGCACAGGCGGGTCCGGCGATGGCAGCTGTTGCTGGTGCCAAACCTCCTGCCCCCACTGCAGGGCTGGACCCACCGGGCGGCAGTACACCTCAGCAGCAACGGGCGCAACTCAAGGGCCAGAAACGAAGGATACCTCCCACATCCAAG ATACCCTCCACTGCGGTAGAGATGCCAGGCTCCGCTGACGTCCCGGGGCTGAACCTCCAGTTCGGAGCTCTAGACTTCGGCTCAGAGTCGACATTATCAGAGGTCGGAGTTGTGGACAACTGTATTAGTGCAGCATCCAGGGAGTCCACACCAGCCTCCACCCCTGCACCAACTGCACTGGGACCCGCATCACAGAGCCAGCCAAACCTGTACTCCAAACCGCTCAG CGAGTCCCTGGGCAGCTCGCTTTCTGTTGCGCTGCCTTTGCCCCTCTCCACATCAGAGCCCGTATATCATTCCTCCTCAATCGCATTGCCCAGCCTCACTCCCTCATTAGGGAGCGCCAGCTCCACCAatcccccttcctcctcctcaacaGCCTCCTCCAACTCCTCTACTGTACCCCCGTCCTCTCACTTCTCTACAGTTGGGGGAAGTTATGATGGGACCATGTCCCCCCACACAAGACTGGCTTTTTCCCAGAGCAAAGAAACCACAGGGCCAGTCATG AATGGTCTGAATGGTATAAGGACATCTGCTGTTATAGACA CTTCATCAGCGTCCTCCACGCCTAAGCCAGAGTCACCGTCTCTGAGTATAAGCGCCAACGGTCCCTTAGTACCGTCCTCCCACTTACCCACCACCCTGCCTGCACACAGCTCCACCACACTCTCCAGCCTGGCACAGGACCTGCCCTCAGCGACCCAGCTCAGCTCACTCAACAG CCACGTTAGCAGTCATTCCTCAGTTTCAGCTCTGGGCTCCAGCTCTCTCACT TACACCAGTGTTGACAACAGCAGCGTGAGCTCATTAGCCCCCTCTTCTGGCTCTTACACGTCATCGCAGCCCTCTGCCTCCACACTTCACTCAAcccacaacagcagcaacagtaGCAACAGTATCAGCCACCTGGCTAACATGCCCAACATGGGCAGCACCATCAGCAGCACAGTCAGTGGGATCGCCGGCAGCAGCGGACATCACTCCTCTGCCACTGCAGCCAGCACAGCACTGGGACTTGGCTCCAATGGAGCTACTGCTACGTCCAACCCCTCTGTACCAAGAACCACACCCCTGCTCGCTTCCTCCACCG GTAAAGCTCCCCCTAACTTGTCCCAGGGAGTGCAGCCTTTACTGCCCAACCAGTATATAATGGGACCAGGGGGACTGCTGCCAGCATACCCA CAGATCTACGGCTACGAGGATCTCCATATGCTCCAGTCCAGACTGCCAATG CCCTCTTTACAAGATTACTATGGAATCACATTCCCTGGCCCCACAGCGACTCTCTCTGGCAGAGACGGGAGCCTAGCCAACAACCCCTACTCAG GAGAAGTCACAAAGTTTGGCAGGAATGACTCCACCTCCCCTGCACCCCCCACGAGCCTGGCTGCCTCGCAGCCTCCCCAGGGCCAGAGCCAAGGACAGAGCCAGGCCcagcctcagcctcctcagGCCCAGCCTCAGCCACAGGGCCAGCCTCAGCATCATAACAGTCAGCAGGCGTTTCTGCCTCCAGGCTACAGCTACACAGGCCTGCCTTACTACCCCGGGGTGCCTGGTGCTGTGCCTGGTGCGGCCGCCTTCCAGTATGGCCCCACCATGTTTGTTCCTCCCGGGGGTGCGGGACCAGCCTCAGCCAAGCAACACAGCATGAGCCTGGGTTTGGGAAACCCCTCGGCTAGCCCCTTCCAGCAGCAGGCACAGCAGCAGCCCAGCGGTTATGGCCAGCACACCTTCAGTTCAG GGTATGAGGAGCTGACAGCCGGGCCTGGAGGAGTGGACTACACTAAAGGATACAACTCCTCTTCACAGGCACAAGCCAAGTCTGCATCTGCTGGACCAGGGAAAG GCGTCTCAGTGACGTCCAGTAACTCTGGTGTGCCCGACATCAGTGGAAGTGTTTACAATAAGACCCAG TCATTCGATAAGCAAGGTTTCCATGCGGGGACCCCTCCTCCATTCAGCCTGCCATCAGCACTTGGGGGACCAGGGCCTTTGAACCCTGGAGCAGCTCCCGGAGGCTATGCACCAGCCCCATTCCTCCACATTCTGCCTCACCAGCAACCGCACTCGCAGCTGCTGCACCACCATTTAGCTCAAGATGGACAG gGTGGTCCGAGTCAGCGTGGTCAGACCAGCAGCCTGCAGCAGAAAAGCCAAGTCAACAAGTCGAGCTACGGCAGCTCCCCCTACTGGGCCAACTGA